In a genomic window of Desulfuromonas thiophila:
- the miaA gene encoding tRNA (adenosine(37)-N6)-dimethylallyltransferase MiaA, with amino-acid sequence MFTHSATARPPLLVIVGPTAVGKTALAVELARHLPMEVVSADSRQVYRGMDIGTAKASAWEQRQVRHHLIDLVDIDEDFSVADYLERARPAIAAIHRRGQLPVVVGGTGLYIQALTQGLVDLPGAVPALRAAWREQELTEPGSLHRQLTEVDPALAKRLHIHDVTRIIRGLEIHAQTGRPLSAFQHDHGFRQQPYRVLKLALQADRQQLYDRIDRRVEVMLEQGLIEETRALLQRGYSPQLKALRTIGYRQSIAFLLEGLGLAEARSWIQRDTRRYAKQQLTWLRRDHEIKWVEYPQQSATILAWIDTILCKCT; translated from the coding sequence GTGTTTACCCACTCTGCCACGGCGCGGCCGCCGCTGCTGGTCATTGTCGGCCCGACCGCTGTCGGCAAGACCGCCCTGGCCGTCGAACTGGCCCGTCATCTGCCCATGGAGGTCGTGTCGGCGGATTCGCGCCAGGTCTACCGGGGGATGGATATCGGCACCGCCAAGGCCAGTGCCTGGGAGCAACGGCAGGTGCGTCATCACCTGATCGATCTGGTCGATATCGATGAGGATTTTTCGGTGGCCGATTATCTTGAACGGGCCCGGCCGGCCATCGCAGCCATTCACCGGCGCGGTCAGCTGCCGGTGGTGGTGGGCGGCACCGGCCTTTACATTCAGGCCCTCACCCAGGGGTTGGTTGACCTGCCAGGGGCTGTCCCCGCCCTGCGTGCCGCCTGGCGCGAGCAGGAACTGACCGAGCCGGGCAGTCTGCACCGGCAGCTGACCGAGGTGGACCCGGCGCTGGCAAAAAGGTTGCATATTCACGATGTAACGCGTATTATCCGCGGACTCGAAATTCATGCCCAGACCGGCCGGCCGCTGTCGGCGTTCCAGCATGACCATGGTTTTCGTCAGCAGCCCTACCGGGTGCTGAAATTGGCTTTGCAAGCGGATCGTCAGCAGCTCTATGATCGTATTGACCGCCGGGTCGAGGTGATGCTGGAGCAAGGCCTGATCGAGGAAACCCGTGCGCTGCTGCAGCGGGGCTATAGCCCGCAGCTCAAGGCTCTGCGTACCATCGGCTACCGCCAGAGCATCGCCTTTCTGCTGGAGGGACTGGGGCTGGCCGAGGCGCGCAGCTGGATTCAGCGCGACACCCGGCGCTACGCCAAACAGCAGCTGACCTGGCTGCGGCGCGATCACGAAATAAAATGGGTTGAATACCCGCAACAGTCTGCTACCATCCTTGCATGGATTGATACTATTCTATGTAAATGCACATGA